One Candidatus Ornithobacterium hominis genomic region harbors:
- a CDS encoding DUF6646 family protein, with the protein MKNLKILAVALLMLFGLSQMNAQAFEGNGDKKLQAGFSAFGNGIGLQGTFDYGIHQYFSLGAGAEFYFHGDNGKNKPKNANFYVFGRANAHLGSLLNMPSEMDLYPGIDLGLLGNDFGFGGHLGFRYFFTNNMGAYIEVGNRGSLGLTFNF; encoded by the coding sequence ATGAAAAATTTAAAAATTTTAGCAGTAGCGCTATTGATGTTATTTGGTTTATCACAGATGAATGCACAGGCATTTGAAGGGAATGGAGACAAGAAATTACAAGCAGGTTTTTCTGCTTTTGGTAATGGGATTGGTTTGCAAGGCACGTTTGATTATGGGATTCACCAATATTTTTCATTAGGAGCAGGAGCTGAATTTTACTTCCATGGCGATAATGGAAAGAATAAACCTAAAAATGCAAACTTCTACGTCTTTGGTAGAGCGAATGCACACTTAGGTTCATTATTGAATATGCCGTCAGAAATGGACTTATACCCAGGTATTGATTTGGGCCTATTGGGCAATGATTTTGGCTTTGGCGGTCACCTAGGTTTTCGCTATTTCTTCACCAACAACATGGGAGCTTATATAGAAGTTGGAAACCGCGGAAGTTTAGGTTTGACTTTCAATTTCTAA
- the alr gene encoding alanine racemase, with translation MSKRLKHHAVLEINSKALKNNFIYLKSLVSPSTKIMAMVKANAYGLGAVKVAQILNELGVDYLGVAYPVEVIKLRKKGIQTPIMVMNADQDCYAQLIKYKAEPTIFSLEKLEKLGEKINNSPSLSAYSIHLEINTGMNRVGFSPNDTSKILKLLKKFPQLKVQSIFSHFAESDNLSDKAFTQHQINVFKETTELLVKRLSYRPLLHIANSSGTTNFPEAHLDMVRIGIGLYGYSNEPLHQKELEVVASLKTYISQIHHVEKGESVSYGRSFIAERKSRIATLSIGYADGVPRNLSNGNFSVKINGKLAPIVGLICMDMLMVDVSEIDCQVGEVATLFGKKPTFQEMAASANTIPYEILTSISPRVKRIFF, from the coding sequence ATGTCTAAGCGCCTGAAACATCATGCGGTTTTGGAAATCAATTCTAAAGCCTTGAAAAATAATTTTATTTATTTAAAGTCTCTAGTCTCCCCCAGCACCAAAATCATGGCAATGGTGAAAGCCAACGCTTACGGGCTTGGCGCAGTGAAAGTCGCTCAGATTTTAAACGAGCTTGGTGTGGATTATCTCGGTGTTGCATATCCCGTTGAAGTCATAAAATTAAGGAAAAAAGGCATCCAAACGCCCATCATGGTGATGAATGCCGACCAAGATTGCTATGCTCAGCTTATCAAATACAAGGCAGAACCTACAATCTTCAGCCTTGAAAAGCTAGAAAAACTTGGAGAGAAGATAAATAATTCCCCTTCCCTCTCAGCGTATTCCATTCATCTAGAAATCAATACGGGGATGAATCGCGTTGGCTTTTCACCAAACGATACTTCTAAAATTTTAAAGCTTTTAAAAAAATTCCCTCAACTGAAGGTGCAAAGTATTTTCTCTCATTTTGCCGAGAGCGATAACTTGAGCGACAAAGCGTTTACTCAACATCAAATTAATGTTTTCAAAGAAACCACTGAGCTTTTAGTCAAAAGATTGAGTTACCGCCCACTATTGCATATCGCCAACTCCTCGGGCACCACTAACTTCCCAGAAGCTCATCTCGATATGGTGCGCATCGGCATCGGACTATACGGCTACTCCAATGAGCCGCTGCATCAGAAAGAACTTGAAGTTGTAGCTTCGCTCAAAACCTATATCTCACAAATTCATCATGTGGAAAAAGGTGAATCCGTCAGCTATGGTCGAAGTTTTATTGCAGAACGCAAAAGCCGAATTGCCACACTATCTATTGGCTATGCCGACGGAGTTCCACGAAATCTGAGCAATGGGAACTTCAGTGTCAAAATCAACGGGAAACTAGCGCCCATCGTCGGGCTTATTTGCATGGATATGCTCATGGTTGACGTCTCAGAGATTGATTGCCAAGTGGGTGAGGTCGCGACTCTCTTTGGCAAAAAACCCACTTTCCAAGAAATGGCTGCTAGCGCAAACACCATTCCATATGAAATTCTGACGTCTATTTCTCCAAGGGTAAAAAGAATTTTCTTCTGA
- a CDS encoding NAD(P)/FAD-dependent oxidoreductase, with the protein MQKIAIIGGGASGFFLGANLAPSFLVHIYEKATVPLQKVRASGGGRCNVTHACFDPSILTEFYPRGSRELRSIFHQFMCGDTMQWFEERKVPLKIEEDGRVFPISDNSLDVVETLIKENIKRKTQVHLQETVKAIKFENQRFKLETTQATEVFDAVVIASGSSRQMWELLKTLGHTVVAPVPSLFSFNCRDAFLKELPGTVLRNAEVQILDSSFRNTGDLLFTHRGFSGPAILVLSAWAARFLAEKKYQFQIQINFLGKTPDEILQGLKNFKKKHPQQLLTHHFPFELTKKFRKEFLKALEIPQERKYADLSNAEMQLIADFLSLKKFDIDGKITNKDEFVTAGGVDLKEIDFKNMQSKLIPNLFMLGEVLNIDAVTGGFNFQACWSEAAVLATYLNKL; encoded by the coding sequence TTGCAAAAAATTGCAATCATAGGGGGAGGTGCCAGCGGCTTCTTTTTGGGAGCCAACTTGGCACCTTCTTTTTTGGTCCATATTTACGAAAAAGCAACAGTACCTCTGCAGAAAGTAAGAGCCTCTGGCGGAGGGCGTTGTAACGTAACTCACGCATGTTTTGACCCTAGTATTTTGACTGAGTTTTACCCTCGCGGTAGCCGAGAACTGAGAAGTATATTTCATCAATTCATGTGTGGCGATACCATGCAGTGGTTTGAAGAGCGAAAAGTCCCTTTGAAGATAGAAGAAGATGGGCGTGTTTTCCCGATTTCAGATAATTCACTAGATGTTGTAGAAACGTTAATTAAAGAAAATATAAAAAGAAAAACACAAGTTCATCTGCAAGAAACAGTAAAGGCAATTAAATTTGAAAATCAAAGATTTAAGCTAGAAACAACTCAAGCCACTGAAGTTTTTGATGCAGTGGTGATAGCCAGTGGTAGCAGCCGACAAATGTGGGAATTGCTCAAAACTTTAGGGCACACAGTGGTAGCGCCAGTCCCGTCATTATTTTCATTCAACTGTAGAGATGCCTTTTTGAAGGAATTACCAGGTACGGTTCTCAGAAATGCAGAGGTTCAAATTTTAGATTCTTCGTTCAGAAATACAGGTGATTTACTCTTCACGCATCGCGGATTTAGTGGGCCAGCAATTTTAGTCTTATCAGCTTGGGCGGCTCGATTTTTAGCAGAAAAAAAATATCAATTTCAGATTCAAATTAATTTTTTAGGGAAAACCCCTGATGAAATTTTACAAGGCTTAAAAAATTTTAAAAAGAAGCATCCGCAGCAATTGCTTACACATCATTTTCCATTTGAATTAACTAAAAAATTTCGAAAAGAATTTTTAAAGGCTTTAGAAATTCCTCAAGAAAGAAAATATGCTGATTTGAGTAATGCTGAAATGCAACTTATAGCAGATTTTTTAAGCCTTAAAAAATTTGATATTGATGGTAAAATTACCAACAAAGATGAGTTTGTGACGGCGGGTGGTGTGGATCTGAAGGAAATTGATTTCAAAAATATGCAGAGCAAATTGATTCCCAACTTATTTATGCTGGGAGAGGTTTTAAACATTGATGCGGTAACAGGCGGCTTCAATTTCCAAGCTTGCTGGAGCGAGGCAGCTGTTTTGGCTACTTACCTAAATAAGCTCTGA
- a CDS encoding SGNH/GDSL hydrolase family protein: MNKILKYIGVVFVFIFITSCDEDFKNEVKDFKLNSGEADFTTYVALGNSLTAGFADGALYQSMQKQSYPAILARMMGQNSKEFKQPYMPDDVGGFSDLFQQSGGTSFYGKLKLNLVNGAPTPVPSQPQNSLENSLVNGDFHNLGVPGAKSYHLLAETYGSKQSLAAGKANPYFVRMATEENTSILRDAMKQKPSFFTLWIGNNDVLGYAMSGASGVNQTGNMDASTYATSDLSDPNLVVGAINTILQKLTSSGAKGAVANIPDVTSIPFFTTVPVKPFSVSNSAYSSQIQILNQSFESLNQFFKAVRAEERIVHFSETESSAPIIFDESLADLSTQISQALVAKGIPQAQAALLASIYGQTRQAKEGDYLILTLSSKLGQVNEERKQALMRKGLPENTATQLSVTGLTNPLKDNEVLTSREVEEIKAVTSKINASISNLASNYGLALVDTHAKMNKLKRGMRYNGVNYTTNFISGGAFSLDGVHLNGRGYAIVANEFANSINAKFGSNLPMVNPNNFDGTKIP, from the coding sequence ATGAATAAAATTTTAAAATATATAGGAGTTGTTTTTGTCTTCATTTTTATTACTTCTTGTGATGAAGATTTTAAAAACGAGGTTAAAGATTTTAAATTAAATAGTGGTGAAGCAGACTTTACGACTTATGTAGCGTTGGGGAATTCTTTGACGGCAGGCTTTGCAGACGGAGCACTTTATCAGTCTATGCAGAAGCAAAGCTACCCAGCAATTTTAGCAAGAATGATGGGGCAAAATTCAAAGGAATTTAAGCAGCCATACATGCCTGATGATGTGGGTGGATTTTCAGACTTATTTCAGCAGTCGGGTGGAACATCTTTTTACGGAAAATTAAAGCTAAATTTAGTAAATGGAGCACCAACCCCTGTGCCGTCTCAGCCACAAAATAGCTTAGAAAACTCTTTAGTCAATGGCGATTTTCATAATTTGGGTGTACCTGGAGCAAAATCTTATCATTTGTTGGCAGAAACTTATGGCAGTAAGCAGTCCTTAGCAGCAGGGAAGGCAAACCCCTATTTTGTGCGAATGGCTACCGAAGAGAATACGTCTATTCTAAGAGATGCGATGAAACAAAAGCCTAGTTTTTTCACCCTTTGGATTGGGAATAATGATGTTTTAGGCTATGCCATGAGTGGAGCAAGCGGGGTAAATCAAACAGGAAATATGGATGCTTCTACCTATGCAACCTCAGATTTGTCTGACCCTAATTTGGTAGTTGGCGCCATCAATACCATATTGCAAAAACTCACAAGCAGTGGAGCTAAGGGAGCTGTAGCAAACATCCCAGATGTGACCTCTATCCCTTTTTTCACGACAGTTCCAGTAAAACCTTTTTCTGTAAGTAACTCTGCGTATTCATCACAAATTCAGATTTTAAATCAATCTTTTGAGTCTTTGAATCAGTTTTTCAAAGCGGTAAGAGCAGAAGAAAGAATAGTGCATTTCTCTGAAACCGAAAGTTCAGCACCTATTATTTTTGATGAAAGCTTAGCCGATCTGTCTACTCAAATTTCACAAGCCCTAGTGGCTAAGGGAATTCCGCAAGCACAAGCAGCACTTTTAGCTTCCATCTACGGGCAAACAAGACAAGCAAAAGAAGGCGATTATTTGATTTTAACTTTGAGTTCAAAATTAGGTCAAGTAAATGAAGAGCGAAAGCAAGCTTTGATGCGAAAGGGGTTGCCTGAAAATACAGCAACACAGCTTTCGGTTACGGGTTTAACGAATCCGCTAAAAGATAATGAAGTCTTAACTTCTAGAGAAGTAGAAGAAATTAAAGCCGTAACTTCAAAAATCAATGCCTCTATAAGTAATTTAGCATCCAATTACGGATTAGCGTTAGTCGATACCCATGCTAAAATGAATAAACTAAAAAGAGGAATGAGATACAATGGGGTGAATTATACTACTAACTTTATTTCTGGTGGGGCATTTTCTCTCGACGGCGTTCACTTAAATGGAAGAGGCTATGCAATTGTAGCAAATGAATTTGCTAATTCCATCAATGCTAAATTTGGTTCAAATTTACCAATGGTGAATCCCAATAATTTTGATGGAACAAAGATTCCCTGA
- a CDS encoding sensor histidine kinase yields the protein MPKKFIKKQFFRNNSLKSWLGFSMIFLFFAFILYASHYVVNTLRADEKKKVENIKNALELLSSEKVISDQSRAFALKITQDNTSIPLILIDEKGEFSFQKNLDQEEENLRNNPKYLAQKIKSMAEYHQPLDVNLPFGTQKIYYEKSFLLSRLQSYPYLLISILLVFMLFSIWYFSTIEAQKRSFLWAGMAKETAHQIGTPLSSLLGWIELLKLESLKEKSILIEMQKDVHRLNLISERFSKIGSEPELKKQDLVKVCEETFRYLKQRISSKVAFTFSHSSSVIYADINAELLGWVIENLVKNALDAMKNEGELKFILKEQEDKVRILIQDNGSGIPQQNRKNVFKPGFTTKKRGWGLGLSLAKRIVEDYHRGQIFVLESDKNGTTFQILLPKIKN from the coding sequence ATGCCAAAAAAGTTTATAAAAAAACAATTTTTCCGAAACAATTCTTTGAAGAGTTGGCTAGGTTTTTCTATGATATTTTTATTCTTCGCATTTATATTATATGCGTCTCATTATGTGGTCAATACGCTAAGGGCAGATGAGAAAAAAAAGGTGGAAAACATCAAAAATGCACTGGAATTGCTGAGTTCAGAAAAGGTGATTTCAGACCAATCGCGTGCTTTTGCGCTGAAGATTACCCAAGACAATACGTCGATTCCGTTGATTTTGATTGATGAAAAGGGAGAGTTTTCTTTTCAGAAAAATTTAGATCAAGAGGAAGAAAATTTGAGAAATAACCCAAAATATTTAGCTCAAAAAATTAAAAGCATGGCAGAATATCATCAGCCACTGGATGTTAATTTGCCTTTTGGTACTCAAAAAATTTATTACGAAAAATCATTTTTACTATCTCGACTTCAGTCATATCCTTATTTGCTGATTTCCATTTTATTGGTATTTATGCTTTTTAGCATTTGGTACTTTAGCACGATAGAGGCTCAGAAGAGGAGCTTTCTCTGGGCAGGAATGGCAAAGGAGACTGCCCACCAGATTGGCACGCCACTATCATCTTTGCTAGGCTGGATTGAATTGCTCAAATTAGAAAGTTTAAAGGAAAAATCCATCCTCATTGAAATGCAAAAAGACGTCCACCGATTGAATTTAATCTCAGAACGCTTTTCTAAAATAGGTTCAGAACCTGAGCTGAAAAAGCAAGATTTAGTGAAAGTCTGCGAAGAAACATTTAGATACCTGAAGCAAAGGATTTCTAGCAAAGTAGCGTTTACTTTTTCCCATTCATCTTCGGTTATATATGCTGATATAAATGCAGAACTTTTGGGCTGGGTCATAGAGAATCTGGTGAAAAATGCGTTAGATGCCATGAAAAATGAAGGTGAACTTAAATTCATCTTGAAAGAGCAGGAAGATAAAGTCAGAATTTTAATTCAAGATAATGGCTCAGGAATTCCACAGCAGAATAGAAAAAATGTATTCAAACCTGGTTTCACAACCAAAAAGAGAGGTTGGGGTTTGGGCTTATCTTTAGCTAAAAGAATAGTGGAAGATTACCACAGGGGGCAAATTTTTGTTTTGGAAAGTGACAAAAATGGAACGACTTTCCAGATTTTACTTCCCAAAATAAAAAATTAA
- a CDS encoding recombinase: MASRESQNLELKKIFQAYFNKGKLWEHDENPVQILVNIVDCLRTPGTTTAFDLTGLIALLEENEVLRNNFIEFINSLFAQNDFVDLITDTGMLRDESFFKEFTLRFYNLILPYQGKINSTKYILSQVFNHSDDYQSILLIPYGDLYQLFNLLEVPSIDTQFSEKSSLSQLIYALKILTLRLCGKAIESETLRMVPTYNNINSPFLAFHNELESIKKHITKNQQLADSKSLDYKQLHVLLKQCEEYIDLAYKNSNNLGISLSLNKNLARMRMQLMRIEELIPLIHGDTPQDGKKNTIDLYLKLIQYNAQRKNLKSFISETTQLFAYEITSQTAETGKKYISEHWYDYGKMFYKAAGGGVIVGILCIIKVLLSKLDVSDFGQAVLYSLNYSLGFIAIYLTGMSLATKQPAMTASTVASFLEADMKKAPHIKNKYNQFAAFFARLIRTQFVAFLGNILLAFLVALVGIFLLEKYMNIEIGKEKANLLIHDLNPIESLALFHAAIAGVYLFISGLISGNRSNSDKYYKLPQRIKNGIWTKKRFGLKRAEKISRFYEHYYPGLVSNFWFGVFMGTTASVGKFLGLNLDIRHITFSSGNFALGAFGKDFILSYYQIFWSLAGIILIGFINFAVSFNFSLFIAFKAKKIPGGELRNIISSIINYFLKKPLDFIFPPIRKQEDNSELI; the protein is encoded by the coding sequence ATGGCATCAAGAGAAAGTCAAAATTTAGAGTTAAAAAAAATCTTTCAAGCCTATTTTAATAAAGGTAAACTTTGGGAACATGATGAAAATCCCGTTCAAATTCTAGTCAATATCGTTGACTGCCTCAGAACTCCAGGTACTACGACTGCTTTTGACTTGACGGGACTTATTGCATTGCTGGAAGAAAATGAAGTTCTCAGGAATAATTTCATTGAATTCATTAATTCCCTATTTGCTCAAAATGATTTTGTTGATTTAATCACTGATACTGGAATGTTGCGTGATGAAAGTTTTTTCAAGGAATTTACATTACGCTTCTATAACTTGATTTTACCTTACCAAGGTAAAATTAATTCAACAAAATATATTCTCAGTCAAGTTTTTAACCATTCTGATGATTATCAATCAATTCTTTTGATTCCTTACGGTGATTTGTATCAACTTTTTAATTTATTGGAAGTTCCTAGTATCGATACTCAATTTTCTGAAAAAAGCTCTCTTTCTCAATTAATTTATGCTTTAAAAATTTTGACTCTACGCTTGTGTGGGAAAGCGATAGAGAGCGAAACGCTGCGAATGGTTCCTACCTACAATAATATTAATAGTCCTTTTTTAGCTTTTCACAATGAGCTGGAATCTATCAAAAAACATATTACCAAAAACCAGCAATTGGCTGATAGCAAAAGCCTTGATTACAAACAATTGCACGTCCTTCTAAAGCAATGTGAAGAATATATTGATTTAGCTTACAAAAACAGTAATAATCTTGGCATTTCACTTTCTTTGAACAAAAATTTGGCTCGAATGCGGATGCAACTCATGCGAATCGAAGAACTCATTCCCCTTATTCATGGAGATACTCCGCAAGATGGGAAAAAAAATACAATTGATTTGTATCTCAAATTAATTCAATACAATGCTCAAAGAAAAAATTTAAAAAGCTTCATTAGTGAAACGACGCAGCTTTTTGCGTACGAAATCACTTCTCAGACAGCAGAAACTGGGAAAAAGTACATTTCTGAACATTGGTATGATTATGGGAAAATGTTCTATAAGGCTGCTGGTGGTGGTGTGATTGTAGGCATTCTGTGTATTATCAAAGTTCTACTATCAAAACTAGATGTTAGCGACTTTGGCCAAGCAGTTCTGTACAGTTTAAATTACAGCCTTGGTTTTATCGCTATTTACCTGACGGGCATGTCTTTAGCCACGAAACAACCTGCTATGACGGCATCTACCGTAGCCTCTTTCCTAGAAGCTGACATGAAAAAAGCGCCTCATATCAAAAATAAATACAACCAATTTGCTGCCTTTTTTGCTCGTTTGATTCGCACACAATTTGTCGCTTTTTTAGGCAATATTTTGCTAGCGTTCCTCGTCGCCTTAGTAGGAATATTTCTACTAGAAAAATATATGAATATTGAAATCGGGAAAGAAAAAGCAAATCTTCTCATTCACGATTTAAACCCGATTGAGTCTTTAGCTTTGTTTCATGCCGCTATTGCTGGGGTATATTTATTCATTTCTGGGCTCATCTCTGGGAATCGCTCCAATAGCGACAAGTATTATAAATTACCTCAGCGAATCAAAAACGGTATTTGGACTAAAAAAAGATTTGGACTCAAAAGAGCGGAAAAGATAAGTCGATTTTACGAACATTACTACCCTGGCTTGGTTTCCAACTTTTGGTTTGGTGTTTTCATGGGGACAACGGCATCAGTGGGTAAGTTTTTAGGTCTGAATCTAGACATTCGCCACATCACCTTCTCTTCTGGAAATTTTGCACTTGGCGCTTTCGGGAAAGATTTCATTTTGAGCTATTATCAAATTTTTTGGAGCCTTGCTGGGATTATTTTAATTGGGTTCATCAACTTTGCTGTAAGCTTCAACTTTTCTCTGTTTATCGCCTTTAAGGCAAAGAAAATTCCTGGCGGAGAATTAAGAAATATTATCTCTTCTATTATAAATTATTTCTTAAAAAAACCACTTGATTTTATTTTCCCTCCGATAAGGAAACAAGAAGATAACTCAGAGCTTATTTAG
- a CDS encoding OmpP1/FadL family transporter: MIKKTGIAFLLLFLAVDAFAGGFRVSLQGVRQSALGAQGAALTGDASVMFYNPAALAFVGSQWSVAAGVFGVRLTSKYQNRTTLETAETDNPLGTPLYAALSYKPVDKLALGVSVTTPFGSTVDWGNNWSGKYVINRIALKSFFIQPTIAYQFNDWFALGGGAVIAKGSVNIQREVAVAGNDASLEIDAPHAQGWGMNLGVFIKPSEKVNLGLSYRSELKMKAEDGDVKWKNVPQLVSGSLPFNAKKFNAQLPLPAELLFGVTYQATPKWMLAAEIGAVNWETYKELVINLTNGKEGYKNQSTKEFKNTVNYSLGAEYAATDKLDLRLGYKFDESPSPGRYFNPETPTVNYHAFTSGLGYKFKALKIDLMAEYLKGNEREFNNVDYDFGGDIVSSGFIFGLGLSYNFDLQ, encoded by the coding sequence ATGATTAAGAAAACAGGAATAGCATTTTTGCTATTATTTTTAGCAGTAGATGCTTTTGCCGGAGGGTTTAGAGTTTCTTTGCAAGGGGTAAGGCAATCAGCTTTAGGAGCTCAGGGGGCAGCATTGACAGGCGATGCGTCAGTCATGTTTTATAATCCAGCTGCCTTGGCCTTTGTGGGGAGTCAGTGGAGTGTGGCGGCAGGTGTTTTTGGTGTGAGATTGACTTCTAAATACCAAAACAGAACAACTTTAGAAACAGCAGAGACAGATAATCCGCTGGGGACTCCTTTATATGCTGCTTTAAGCTACAAACCTGTAGATAAATTAGCTTTAGGTGTGAGTGTGACGACACCTTTTGGCTCTACTGTAGACTGGGGGAATAATTGGTCAGGCAAATATGTAATTAATCGAATTGCACTGAAATCTTTCTTCATTCAACCAACGATTGCTTATCAATTCAACGATTGGTTTGCGCTAGGCGGTGGAGCCGTTATAGCCAAGGGGAGTGTGAACATTCAAAGAGAAGTAGCTGTTGCGGGCAATGATGCTTCGCTCGAGATTGATGCACCGCACGCCCAAGGCTGGGGTATGAATCTTGGGGTATTTATTAAGCCTTCAGAGAAAGTGAATTTAGGTTTGTCCTATCGCTCTGAGCTGAAAATGAAAGCGGAGGATGGAGATGTGAAATGGAAAAATGTGCCGCAATTGGTTTCGGGGTCATTACCATTTAATGCAAAAAAATTCAATGCACAATTGCCGTTGCCAGCAGAATTGCTGTTTGGTGTTACTTATCAAGCAACACCCAAATGGATGCTAGCAGCTGAAATCGGTGCAGTTAACTGGGAGACTTATAAGGAATTAGTGATAAATTTAACGAATGGAAAAGAAGGCTATAAAAATCAATCCACTAAAGAATTTAAAAATACAGTAAATTATAGTTTGGGCGCTGAATATGCTGCAACAGATAAGTTGGATTTAAGATTAGGCTATAAATTTGATGAATCGCCGTCGCCAGGGAGGTATTTCAATCCAGAAACGCCAACGGTTAACTATCATGCCTTTACCAGCGGGTTGGGGTATAAATTTAAGGCTTTAAAAATTGATTTAATGGCAGAATACCTAAAAGGGAATGAAAGAGAGTTTAATAATGTGGACTATGATTTTGGTGGAGATATTGTTTCCAGCGGATTTATTTTTGGTTTAGGCTTGAGTTATAATTTTGATTTACAATAA
- a CDS encoding dipeptidase, whose product MDKVNTYIKEHQQRFLDELFELLKIPSISADSRYKDDMLKTADLTKKFLIQAGLENVEICSTEGHPIVYGDKIIDKNLPTILVYGHYDVQPPDPLELWDSEPFEPVIKETQIHPNGAIFARGASDDKGQFFMHVKAIEAMIENDSLPCNVKFMIEGEEEIGSEHLGSFIKENKEKLENDIILISDTTLAGKDIPSICVGLRGLSYVEIEVEGANRDMHSGIYGGAVPNPINVLSDMISGLIDDNGHINIPGFYDDVEELTEQERREMAKIPFDLEKYKNAIGIKDIQGEKGFSTNERTSIRPTLDVNGIWGGYTGEGAKTVIPSKAFAKISMRLVPHQNSEKISKLFKSYFEKIAPNSVRVNCQILHGGQPYVLPVASSGYLAAKEAMTTTFGKEALPYRSGGSIPIVALFEEVLESKSVLMGFGLNSDVIHSPNENFGVDNFFKGIETIPYFYKYYSEKF is encoded by the coding sequence ATGGATAAAGTAAATACGTACATCAAGGAGCATCAACAGCGTTTTCTAGACGAATTATTTGAATTATTAAAGATTCCGAGCATCAGCGCAGACTCTCGCTATAAAGATGATATGCTGAAAACAGCAGATTTGACCAAAAAATTCTTAATACAAGCGGGGCTAGAAAATGTTGAAATTTGCTCTACAGAAGGGCATCCGATTGTGTATGGCGATAAAATCATTGACAAAAATTTACCTACTATTTTAGTCTATGGCCACTACGACGTTCAACCTCCAGACCCGCTCGAACTTTGGGATTCAGAGCCTTTTGAGCCCGTCATTAAAGAAACGCAGATTCACCCCAATGGAGCTATCTTTGCTCGTGGAGCTTCTGATGACAAAGGGCAGTTTTTCATGCACGTGAAAGCCATCGAAGCTATGATAGAAAATGACTCCTTACCCTGTAATGTGAAATTCATGATCGAAGGTGAAGAAGAAATCGGCTCAGAGCATTTAGGTTCTTTCATCAAAGAAAATAAAGAGAAATTAGAAAATGATATTATTCTAATCTCTGATACTACATTAGCTGGGAAGGATATCCCGTCTATTTGTGTAGGCTTGAGAGGGCTGAGTTACGTAGAGATAGAAGTGGAAGGTGCTAACCGAGATATGCATAGCGGCATCTATGGCGGTGCTGTCCCCAACCCCATCAATGTCTTAAGTGATATGATTTCTGGCTTGATAGATGATAACGGGCATATCAATATCCCAGGATTTTATGATGATGTAGAAGAATTGACAGAGCAAGAAAGGCGAGAGATGGCTAAAATTCCATTTGATTTAGAAAAGTATAAAAATGCAATTGGCATCAAAGACATTCAAGGTGAAAAAGGTTTTTCTACCAACGAACGAACTTCTATTCGCCCAACGCTAGATGTGAACGGCATTTGGGGCGGGTACACTGGTGAGGGAGCTAAAACGGTGATCCCCTCTAAGGCTTTTGCAAAAATCTCAATGCGTTTGGTTCCTCATCAAAATTCAGAAAAAATCTCAAAATTATTTAAATCTTATTTTGAGAAAATAGCGCCTAATTCTGTGCGTGTAAATTGCCAAATCCTTCACGGTGGCCAACCTTATGTTTTGCCTGTTGCAAGCTCAGGGTATTTGGCAGCAAAAGAAGCCATGACAACGACTTTTGGCAAAGAGGCTTTGCCTTACAGGTCGGGTGGGAGCATTCCAATTGTGGCATTGTTTGAAGAAGTTTTAGAAAGCAAATCTGTCCTCATGGGGTTTGGCTTGAATTCTGATGTTATTCATTCACCCAATGAGAATTTTGGGGTTGATAATTTCTTCAAAGGAATTGAAACTATCCCTTATTTTTATAAATATTATTCAGAAAAATTTTAA